The following coding sequences lie in one Phyllopteryx taeniolatus isolate TA_2022b chromosome 4, UOR_Ptae_1.2, whole genome shotgun sequence genomic window:
- the LOC133476965 gene encoding uncharacterized protein LOC133476965, which translates to MEGPSLNPPPSGTAMYPDQMPLPSVLHLPYEAPPSAAYLSSAPPPPLAHSPHHSYHPIVPASAHWGGHTSRVYCPAPNPAHVVGYITAPSAHFMPPSA; encoded by the coding sequence ATGGAAGGCCCCTCCCTCAACCCGCCACCTTCAGGCACAGCGATGTACCCGGACCAGATGCCCCTACCTTCCGTGCTGCACCTGCCTTACGAAGCTCCGCCCTCAGCCGCCTACCTGTCATCtgccccgccccctcctctgGCTCACTCTCCCCACCACTCTTACCACCCCATCGTGCCCGCCTCTGCACATTGGGGAGGACACACCTCGCGGGTCTACTGCCCCGCCCCCAACCCCGCCCACGTGGTGGGTTACATCACTGCTCCGTCCGCGCACTTCATGCCGCCTAGCGCCTGA
- the alg13 gene encoding putative bifunctional UDP-N-acetylglucosamine transferase and deubiquitinase ALG13 isoform X1: MQKGLKKYFVNMDDYLGSLGLYRKMVARDASSLFRAVSEQLYYSQNYHHTIRQDCADFMRANASVFEPFVEGSFDKYLERLEDPKETVGQVEIKALSQLYRRCFLIYRYPGKPATVISEGDFVDKVTLSCSINGHYDIVYPRSYINSAALCQSIVYELLYTKVFSWEEAELSQAMESFRVGGRRYRNSPSASSDVDFGYDVPEDRGHREEAESSEEKPRVSTTEDVKPPSEAPPPSRLCLPYKVMKSLDGDIYRNVEFDVWQDTCKEMQKADYMVFAGRQYFLGDKCQVRLEPKGKYFNAFIQEVGTHSSAVTVFIEELGEKHLVPLMDLKPVNPVPAWNVSAPTRKAELDAEVRGHQRHPRHRYFRKSRGGGAVVKGAELAMPPPSSYGGPAPSPLPPRFQPAGHPRPPLPPAPSAAGAVPYDPYAPPHHHQHAARPPRYGATRSSTRFVNRHLIGPQFSYYPPGRRYYDYDSVAFRSRRSRRHAAVALAKECHFFNADEPPAELDAAVSYFHVDDAGGHDVFATLTNSSVPQSQSVGAPPPPSGSSYRVQRGSGCLPLTPQAGGALGCSSEEEQEDVGAVDEQDFREDFSYDTRDASYQTPIIYTSDTAHIDTPAGQDQVEGGVAESPPRADLSYSYTQQVVKPVAVISSSPSSSSSSSPSSSSSRLPAAVHMPSATHAQPRSVAMAIPAATPWLVNELGEGLCSVVAPPPYSYDPNGCDLPRDFRVLQFYFNLGVQVTTQRGRGNSFWWYHQSCWQPQQAYPPSYSPDAAYPYQHYPPPYLGQEAPLHAAPPSYPESGRGPHQPPPPYPESNRMAEIQTDAHGGWSVVCAFSEFPFG, from the exons GAGACGGTGGGTCAAGTGGAGATCAAAGCTCTGTCACAGCTCTACAG gcGCTGCTTCCTGATCTACCGTTACCCCGGGAAACCCGCCACCGTCATCTCGGAGGGCGACTTCGTCGACAAG GTAACGCTGTCCTGCTCCATCAACGGTCACTATGACATCGTGTACCCCAGGAGTTACATCAACTCCGCCGCCCTGTGCCAGT ccatTGTGTACGAGCTGCTCTACACGAAGGTGTTCAGTTGGGAGGAGGCGGAGCTGAGTCAGGCTATGGAGTCGTTCAGGGTCGGAGGTCGGAGGTATAGAAACAGCCCGTCTGCAAGTAGCGATGTCGACTTTGGCTATGACGTCCCGGAGGACAGAGGTCACAG GGAGGAGGCGGAGTCAAGCGAGGAGAAGCCGCGAGTGTCGACGACGGAAGACGTCAAG CCGCCATCAGAAGCCCCGCCCCCGAGCAGACTGTGCCTGCCTTATAAGGTGATGAAGTCGCTGGACGGCGACATTTACCGAAACGTCGAGTTTGACGTCTGGCAGGACACCTGCAAAG AGATGCAGAAGGCGGACTACATGGTGTTTGCGGGCCGCCAGTATTTCCTGGGGGATAAATGTCAG GTGCGTCTGGAGCCCAAGGGGAAGTACTTCAACGCCTTCATCCAGGAAGTGGGAACGCACTCGAGTGCGGTCACCGTCTTCATTGAAGAGTTGGGAGAGAA ACATTTGGTACCGCTGATGGACCTGAAACCCGTCAATCCGGTTCCGGCCTGGAACGTGTCTGCTCCGACCCGCAAAGCCGAGCTCG ACGCAGAGGTGCGAGGTCACCAGCGGCATCCACGCCATCGCTACTTCCGGAAGTCCCGAGGGGGCGGTGCTGTCGTCAAGGGGGCGGAGCTGGCGATGCCCCCGCCCTCTTCCTACGGAGGTCCCGCCCCCTCTCCGCTCCCTCCCCGCTTCCAGCCGGCGGGGCACCCCCGGCCCCCCTTGCCGCCTGCCCCTTCCGCCGCCGGAGCCGTGCCTTACGATCCCTACGCTCCTCCGCACCACCATCAGCACGCGGCCAGACCGCCGAGATACGGTGCCACCAG AAGCTCCACCCGCTTCGTGAACCGTCACCTGATTGGTCCTCAGTTTTCGTACTACCCGCCCGGGAGGCGTTACTACGACTACGACAGCGTCGCCTTCAGGTCTCG TCGCAGTCGTCGTCACGCGGCGGTGGCGCTCGCCAAAGAGTGTCACTTTTTCAACGCTGACGAGCCGCCGGCCGAACTGGACGCCGCCGTCTCGTACTTCCACGTCGACGATGCCGGCGGCCATGACGTCTTCGCGACCCTCACG AATTCTTCCGTGCCCCAATCTCAGAGTGTGggagccccgccccctccctccGGCTCATCCTATCGCGTCCAGAGAGGCTCGGGGTGCCTCCCGCTCACCCCGCAGGCAGGTGGCGCCCTCGGGTGTTCTTCAGAAGAAGAGCAGGAAGACGTCGGCGCTGTCGATGAACAGG ATTTCCGAGAGGACTTTAGCTACGACACTCGCG ACGCCAGCTACCAGACGCCAATCATCTACACGAGCGACACCGCCCACATCGACACACCCGCCGGACAG GACCAGGTGGAAGGGGGTGTGGCTGAGTCACCGCCAAGAGCTGATTTGAGCTACAGCTACACGCAGCAg GTGGTAAAGCCAGTGGCGGTGATTTCTTCCTCcccgtcctcctcttcctcctcttcgccCTCGTCTTCATCATCCCGTTTGCCCGCCGCTGTTCACATGCCCTCAGCGACGCATGCGCAACCTCGATCAG tTGCCATGGCGATCCCAGCTGCCACCCCCTGGTTGGTTAATGAGCTGGGGGAGGGGCTGTGTTCTGTGGTAGCTCCGCCTCCTTACTCCTATGACCCCAATGGCTGCGACCTGCCCAGAG ACTTCCGCGTGCTTCAGTTTTACTTCAACCTCGGAGTGCAGGTGACAACACAGCGGGGGCGTGGCAACTCTTTttgg TGGTACCATCAGAGCTGCTGGCAGCCGCAGCAGGCGTACCCCCCCTCGTACTCTCCCGATGCTGCCTACCCCTACCAGCACTACCCGCCCCCCTACCTGGGCCAGGAAGCCCCCCTGCACG CTGCCCCCCCCTCCTACCCTGAGTCAGGGCGCGGACCCCACCAGCCGCCGCCCCCCTACCCAGAATCCAACAGGATGGCCGAGATTCAGACGGACGCGCACGGCGGGTGGTCGGTCGTTTGCGCTTTTTCTGAATTTCCGTTTGGATga